A DNA window from Borrelia sp. HM contains the following coding sequences:
- a CDS encoding type B 50S ribosomal protein L31 codes for MKKDIHPVSGLVVFKDGASDEMFLTRSTLTSKETIKYSDNKEYPLITVEITSKSHPFYTGQQRFVDAAGRIDKFNKKYKKLK; via the coding sequence ATGAAAAAAGATATACATCCTGTTAGTGGTTTAGTAGTATTTAAAGATGGTGCAAGTGATGAGATGTTTTTAACTAGATCTACTTTGACTTCAAAAGAGACAATTAAATATAGTGACAATAAAGAGTATCCATTAATTACTGTTGAAATTACAAGTAAATCTCATCCCTTTTATACAGGTCAACAAAGATTTGTGGATGCAGCAGGTAGAATTGATAAATTTAACAAAAAATACAAGAAGCTTAAATAG